A region of Diospyros lotus cultivar Yz01 chromosome 3, ASM1463336v1, whole genome shotgun sequence DNA encodes the following proteins:
- the LOC127797725 gene encoding protein NPGR2-like isoform X1 translates to MTSRNRIHEGRRARIAHKFGKIMKCISSGEQSKLDEMAQSESISNKDYKGSGLSQVGEIERKLDTGNVEEAESSLRESGSLNYEEARALLGRYEYQKGNIEAALHVFEGIDIAAVTPKLKLTLARQGERHRRRSQSDATPLPMSIHAVSLILEAMFLKVKSLQALGRCKEAAQSCTVILDIVESSFPEGLHENLVPDCKLQETLNKAIELLPELWKLSDSPSEAILAYRRALLHQWNLEAQTTAKIQKEFAVFLLYSGGEANPPDLRFQMDGSFVPKNNIEEAILLLMILSRKVSLKRIDWDPSIMDHLSYALSISGELRALANQMEELLPGIMDRKETYLKLALCYYGVGEDLDALNLLRKLLKSSEDPYCVPALLLASKICGENPKYAEEGTSFAGRAIGRLPRRCNQMVGTANCLLGISLSAHSRSILADNERVNKEYEALQSLEEAARITRMKDPNIVYHLSLENAEQRKLDAALYYAKRLLKLEAGANLKGWILLARILSAQKRFLDAETVINAALDQTGKWDQGELLRTKAKLQIAQGQLKNAIKTYAELLAVLQVMNKSFGSAKKHLKGNNGDHNSILELETWHDLARVYISLSQWRDAEICLSKCEVISHYSASTWHVADFAGSLYQAKGLHMEAAKAFLHALDVEPAHVPSLICMAMALRQLGGHSPAIVRSLLTEALRLDRMNSSAWYNLGLAYKDEGAALALEAAECFEAATILEETAPVEPFSSDDPPLVSF, encoded by the exons ATGACGAGTCGGAATAGGATCCACGAGGGGAGGAGGGCTCGGATAGCTCACAAGTTTGGGAAGATCATGAAATGTATTTCCTCAGGAGAGCAATCAAAATTAGATGAAATGGCTCAATCTGAATCCATTTCAAACAAGGATTATAAAGGGAGTGGCTTGTCTCAGGTGGGTGAGATTGAACGAAAGCTAGACACTGGCAACGTTGAGGAAGCTGAATCCTCTCTGCGGGAGAGTGGTTCTTTGAATTACGAG GAAGCAAGAGCATTGTTGGGACGATATGAATATCAGAAGGGAAACATTGAAGCTGCCTTACATGTATTTGAAGGCATAGATATTGCTGCAGTGACTCCAAAGTTGAAACTCACCCTCGCTAGACAAGGGGAACGACATAGGAGACGTTCACAAAGTGATGCCACCCCCCTACCTATGTCTATACACGCTGTTAGTTTAATATTGGAAGCAATGTTTCTTAAAGTGAAGTCATTACAGGCTCTTGGGAGGTGTAAAG AAGCTGCTCAATCATGCACAGTTATTCTGGACATCgttgaatcttcatttccaGAAGGCTTGCATGAAAACCTTGTTCCTGACTGTAAATTGCAGGAGACTCTAAACAAGGCTATTGAGTTGCTTCCTGAATTATGGAAACTTTCTGATTCTCCATCTGAAGCAATCTTGGCATACCGGCGGGCCCTTCTTCATCAGTGGAACCTTGAAGCACAAACTACAGCAAAGATTCAAAAAGAGTTTGCTGTTTTTCTTTTGTACAGTGGAGGGGAAGCTAACCCTCCAGATCTTCGTTTCCAAATGGATGGTTCGTTTGTACCTAAAAACAATATAGAAGAAGCTATTCTTCTATTGATGATTCTGTCAAGAAAAGTTTCTCTCAAAAGAATTGACTGGGACCCATCAATAATGGATCACCTTTCATATGCTCTATCCATATCAGGAGAACTAAGGGCATTAGCTAATCAAATGGAAGAATTACTTCCAGGGATCATGGACCGTAAAGAAACTTATCTCAAACTTGCTCTCTGTTATTACGGAGTTGGAGAGGATTTGGATGCTTTGAATTTGCTGAGGAAATTGCTGAAGAGTTCAGAGGACCCATATTGTGTTCCGGCTTTATTACTGGCTTCCAAGATTTGTGGGGAAAACCCCAAGTATGCAGAAGAAGGGACAAGTTTTGCTGGCAGAGCCATTGGAAGGTTGCCAAGAAGATGCAATCAGATGGTAGGCACTGCCAACTGTCTTCTGGGGATCTCACTTTCAGCTCATTCTAGATCAATTTTGGCTGATAATGAGAGGGTCAATAAAGAATATGAGGCACTTCAATCCTTGGAAGAAGCAGCAAGAATAACAAGAATGAAGGACCCCAACATTGTTTACCATCTCAGCCTGGAAAATGCTGAGCAGAGAAAATTGGACGCTGCACTTTATTATGCTAAACGCTTACTGAAGTTGGAAGCTGGTGCTAATCTTAAAGGGTGGATATTGCTGGCTCGTATATTATCTGCTCAGAAACGGTTTTTGGACGCTGAAACCGTCATAAATGCTGCTTTAGATCAGACTGGCAAATGGGATCAAGGAGAATTGTTGCGAACTAAAGCTAAACTTCAAATTGCTCAGGGTCAGTTAAAGAATGCTATCAAAACGTACGCAGAGCTTCTCGCAGTTCTTCAAGTTATGAACAAAAGCTTTGGATCTGCAAAGAAGCATTTGAAG GGAAATAATGGCGACCACAATAGCATTCTGGAATTGGAAACTTGGCATGATCTGGCTCGTGTCTACATAAGCTTGTCACAGTGGCGTGATGCTGAGATCTGTCTTTCCAAATGTGAAGTGATTAGCCATTATTCTGCTTCTACGTGGCATGTCGCAG ATTTTGCAGGGTCCCTTTACCAAGCGAAGGGCCTCCACATGGAAGCCGCGAAAGCTTTTTTGCATGCCTTAGATGTTGAACCCGCCCATGTTCCTAGCCTGATCTGCATGGCAATGGCTCTCAGGCAGCTGGGTGGTCATTCTCCGGCTATTGTCAGAAGCCTTCTGACAGAAGCGCTACGGCTGGACAGGATGAACAGTTCTGCTTGGTATAACCTCGGCCTGGCTTACAAAGACGAGGGGGCTGCATTGGCACTGGAAGCTGCCGAGTGCTTTGAGGCCGCGACAATTCTTGAAGAGACTGCGCCGGTTGAACCATTCAGTTCAGATGACCCCCCTCTTGTCTCTTTTTGA
- the LOC127797725 gene encoding protein NPGR2-like isoform X2 — protein sequence MTSRNRIHEGRRARIAHKFGKIMKCISSGEQSKLDEMAQSESISNKDYKGSGLSQVGEIERKLDTGNVEEAESSLRESGSLNYEEARALLGRYEYQKGNIEAALHVFEGIDIAAVTPKLKLTLARQGERHRRRSQSDATPLPMSIHAVSLILEAMFLKVKSLQALGRCKEAAQSCTVILDIVESSFPEGLHENLVPDCKLQETLNKAIELLPELWKLSDSPSEAILAYRRALLHQWNLEAQTTAKIQKEFAVFLLYSGGEANPPDLRFQMDGSFVPKNNIEEAILLLMILSRKVSLKRIDWDPSIMDHLSYALSISGELRALANQMEELLPGIMDRKETYLKLALCYYGVGEDLDALNLLRKLLKSSEDPYCVPALLLASKICGENPKYAEEGTSFAGRAIGRLPRRCNQMVGTANCLLGISLSAHSRSILADNERVNKEYEALQSLEEAARITRMKDPNIVYHLSLENAEQRKLDAALYYAKRLLKLEAGANLKGWILLARILSAQKRFLDAETVINAALDQTGKWDQGELLRTKAKLQIAQGQLKNAIKTYAELLAVLQVMNKSFGSAKKHLKGNNGDHNSILELETWHDLARVYISLSQWRDAEICLSKCEVISHYSASTWHVAGSLYQAKGLHMEAAKAFLHALDVEPAHVPSLICMAMALRQLGGHSPAIVRSLLTEALRLDRMNSSAWYNLGLAYKDEGAALALEAAECFEAATILEETAPVEPFSSDDPPLVSF from the exons ATGACGAGTCGGAATAGGATCCACGAGGGGAGGAGGGCTCGGATAGCTCACAAGTTTGGGAAGATCATGAAATGTATTTCCTCAGGAGAGCAATCAAAATTAGATGAAATGGCTCAATCTGAATCCATTTCAAACAAGGATTATAAAGGGAGTGGCTTGTCTCAGGTGGGTGAGATTGAACGAAAGCTAGACACTGGCAACGTTGAGGAAGCTGAATCCTCTCTGCGGGAGAGTGGTTCTTTGAATTACGAG GAAGCAAGAGCATTGTTGGGACGATATGAATATCAGAAGGGAAACATTGAAGCTGCCTTACATGTATTTGAAGGCATAGATATTGCTGCAGTGACTCCAAAGTTGAAACTCACCCTCGCTAGACAAGGGGAACGACATAGGAGACGTTCACAAAGTGATGCCACCCCCCTACCTATGTCTATACACGCTGTTAGTTTAATATTGGAAGCAATGTTTCTTAAAGTGAAGTCATTACAGGCTCTTGGGAGGTGTAAAG AAGCTGCTCAATCATGCACAGTTATTCTGGACATCgttgaatcttcatttccaGAAGGCTTGCATGAAAACCTTGTTCCTGACTGTAAATTGCAGGAGACTCTAAACAAGGCTATTGAGTTGCTTCCTGAATTATGGAAACTTTCTGATTCTCCATCTGAAGCAATCTTGGCATACCGGCGGGCCCTTCTTCATCAGTGGAACCTTGAAGCACAAACTACAGCAAAGATTCAAAAAGAGTTTGCTGTTTTTCTTTTGTACAGTGGAGGGGAAGCTAACCCTCCAGATCTTCGTTTCCAAATGGATGGTTCGTTTGTACCTAAAAACAATATAGAAGAAGCTATTCTTCTATTGATGATTCTGTCAAGAAAAGTTTCTCTCAAAAGAATTGACTGGGACCCATCAATAATGGATCACCTTTCATATGCTCTATCCATATCAGGAGAACTAAGGGCATTAGCTAATCAAATGGAAGAATTACTTCCAGGGATCATGGACCGTAAAGAAACTTATCTCAAACTTGCTCTCTGTTATTACGGAGTTGGAGAGGATTTGGATGCTTTGAATTTGCTGAGGAAATTGCTGAAGAGTTCAGAGGACCCATATTGTGTTCCGGCTTTATTACTGGCTTCCAAGATTTGTGGGGAAAACCCCAAGTATGCAGAAGAAGGGACAAGTTTTGCTGGCAGAGCCATTGGAAGGTTGCCAAGAAGATGCAATCAGATGGTAGGCACTGCCAACTGTCTTCTGGGGATCTCACTTTCAGCTCATTCTAGATCAATTTTGGCTGATAATGAGAGGGTCAATAAAGAATATGAGGCACTTCAATCCTTGGAAGAAGCAGCAAGAATAACAAGAATGAAGGACCCCAACATTGTTTACCATCTCAGCCTGGAAAATGCTGAGCAGAGAAAATTGGACGCTGCACTTTATTATGCTAAACGCTTACTGAAGTTGGAAGCTGGTGCTAATCTTAAAGGGTGGATATTGCTGGCTCGTATATTATCTGCTCAGAAACGGTTTTTGGACGCTGAAACCGTCATAAATGCTGCTTTAGATCAGACTGGCAAATGGGATCAAGGAGAATTGTTGCGAACTAAAGCTAAACTTCAAATTGCTCAGGGTCAGTTAAAGAATGCTATCAAAACGTACGCAGAGCTTCTCGCAGTTCTTCAAGTTATGAACAAAAGCTTTGGATCTGCAAAGAAGCATTTGAAG GGAAATAATGGCGACCACAATAGCATTCTGGAATTGGAAACTTGGCATGATCTGGCTCGTGTCTACATAAGCTTGTCACAGTGGCGTGATGCTGAGATCTGTCTTTCCAAATGTGAAGTGATTAGCCATTATTCTGCTTCTACGTGGCATGTCGCAG GGTCCCTTTACCAAGCGAAGGGCCTCCACATGGAAGCCGCGAAAGCTTTTTTGCATGCCTTAGATGTTGAACCCGCCCATGTTCCTAGCCTGATCTGCATGGCAATGGCTCTCAGGCAGCTGGGTGGTCATTCTCCGGCTATTGTCAGAAGCCTTCTGACAGAAGCGCTACGGCTGGACAGGATGAACAGTTCTGCTTGGTATAACCTCGGCCTGGCTTACAAAGACGAGGGGGCTGCATTGGCACTGGAAGCTGCCGAGTGCTTTGAGGCCGCGACAATTCTTGAAGAGACTGCGCCGGTTGAACCATTCAGTTCAGATGACCCCCCTCTTGTCTCTTTTTGA